One region of Fervidobacterium sp. genomic DNA includes:
- a CDS encoding FprA family A-type flavoprotein, with protein MNLKNGGDNMSKEGIENVTLYDDGVHKFIFLAWEEKEEEGIVQTNQYIIVDGNEAMLLDPGGAHVFPRVLANVSEIVEPSKIKYIFFTHQDPDVTSGITLWLSIAENSKIYISALWTRFLPHFGIYDQRRVVPIPDRGEKLRLQSGTELEFIPTHYLHSTGNFTLYDPRAKILFSGDLGVAVFPKGQRYVFVKDFSEHVKLMELFHKRYITSSVALKKWLSIVEKKEIEIVAPQHGAIFKGENVKKLFEWFKNLRCGIDIIDEIYGR; from the coding sequence ATGAACCTTAAAAACGGAGGTGACAACATGTCGAAAGAAGGTATTGAAAATGTAACGTTATACGATGATGGTGTTCATAAATTCATTTTTCTTGCCTGGGAAGAAAAAGAAGAAGAAGGTATAGTACAAACTAACCAATACATAATCGTCGATGGCAACGAGGCTATGTTACTCGATCCCGGAGGGGCCCATGTGTTTCCGAGGGTATTAGCAAATGTGTCTGAGATAGTTGAACCAAGTAAAATAAAATATATATTTTTCACACACCAAGACCCGGACGTTACATCTGGGATAACTCTATGGCTTTCAATAGCTGAGAACTCCAAGATATATATATCAGCACTTTGGACAAGATTTTTACCGCATTTTGGAATATACGACCAGCGGAGGGTAGTTCCAATACCAGATCGAGGAGAAAAGCTGAGGTTACAATCAGGAACTGAGCTTGAGTTTATTCCAACTCACTATTTACATTCAACAGGAAACTTCACCTTATACGATCCGAGGGCGAAGATACTTTTCTCAGGTGACTTGGGAGTGGCTGTTTTTCCAAAAGGACAAAGGTATGTTTTTGTAAAAGACTTTTCAGAACATGTAAAATTGATGGAATTATTCCACAAAAGATACATAACATCCAGTGTGGCTTTAAAAAAATGGCTAAGCATAGTTGAAAAAAAGGAGATAGAGATTGTTGCCCCACAACATGGAGCTATATTTAAAGGTGAAAATGTGAAAAAGCTATTTGAGTGGTTTAAGAATTTGAGATGTGGAATTGACATAATAGATGAAATTTACGGTAGGTGA
- a CDS encoding family 10 glycosylhydrolase yields the protein MERKKVLNKVIPIILFLFSVLTFSQPLAIWVVRDQITSPERIDNVIKIAAEVGAQRLYVQVVGRMDAYYKSDVLPRSEALNSQPDDFDPLGYIISRAQPLNIKISAWMNTFYVWPFNSRPKSPKHVVNQHPEWITYDSEGVSLLSYTRANGYVEGLFLDPGIPEVRDYVASVASEIARKYAVDEIHLDFIRYPHSNFGYNPIALEYYKEFYKEYSKGKTLLESLDAFDKFRTLQVNLTVRQVYQSVKKYGKNLSAAVFANYQSEALRYKFQDWVSWVKGGYIDYVCLMAYSSNPKDVLSIATSTFNRLGDLSRVRIGIGAMNMRKDPSKIVETARSLEALKPNEIIIFSFEDVMIEDVKKSVVVVSGVNIFQNAQNVQINSPIVTPESSSTISSTPENVLPPIQPTSF from the coding sequence GTGGAAAGAAAAAAAGTATTGAACAAAGTTATACCTATCATTTTATTTTTGTTTTCAGTTTTGACTTTTTCCCAGCCTCTTGCAATTTGGGTTGTTCGTGATCAAATTACTTCACCTGAAAGAATAGATAATGTGATCAAAATAGCAGCGGAAGTTGGTGCTCAAAGATTGTATGTCCAGGTTGTTGGTAGGATGGATGCCTACTATAAATCAGATGTTTTGCCTCGTTCTGAGGCATTAAACTCTCAGCCTGATGATTTTGATCCGCTTGGTTATATCATTTCGCGCGCTCAGCCATTGAACATAAAAATTTCTGCCTGGATGAATACGTTTTACGTCTGGCCCTTTAACTCAAGACCGAAAAGCCCAAAACACGTTGTAAATCAACATCCTGAATGGATAACCTACGATTCTGAAGGTGTGAGTTTACTTAGTTACACGAGAGCAAACGGATACGTTGAGGGTTTGTTTTTAGATCCAGGAATTCCAGAGGTAAGAGACTACGTAGCTTCTGTGGCAAGTGAAATAGCAAGAAAGTATGCTGTTGATGAAATACACCTTGATTTTATAAGATATCCACACTCCAACTTTGGATATAACCCTATTGCTCTTGAATATTACAAGGAGTTTTACAAAGAATATTCAAAAGGCAAAACTTTATTGGAGTCTTTGGACGCATTCGATAAGTTTAGGACACTTCAAGTAAATCTCACCGTTCGACAAGTGTATCAATCAGTAAAAAAGTATGGTAAAAATTTGTCAGCTGCCGTTTTTGCTAATTATCAGAGTGAAGCACTAAGATATAAGTTTCAAGACTGGGTCAGTTGGGTAAAAGGAGGATACATTGATTATGTTTGTCTTATGGCTTACAGCTCAAATCCAAAAGATGTGTTGTCAATCGCAACTTCAACGTTTAATCGCTTAGGTGATTTATCAAGAGTGAGAATAGGTATCGGGGCAATGAATATGAGAAAAGATCCATCGAAGATAGTAGAAACAGCTAGGTCTTTGGAAGCATTGAAACCAAATGAAATTATAATATTTTCTTTTGAAGATGTTATGATAGAAGACGTAAAAAAATCCGTTGTGGTTGTATCAGGTGTTAACATTTTTCAGAATGCCCAAAATGTTCAGATTAACTCACCAATTGTAACACCAGAATCATCTTCAACTATATCTTCTACGCCTGAAAATGTATTACCACCAATACAACCTACTTCATTTTGA
- a CDS encoding methyl-accepting chemotaxis protein, which produces MPKIDKETLEQISSAFFAENLMTSFMSQLDEALISRVETVKASIEELQNVFIEMQNRLQNMVLQFDKEAREITQSIAQSQKVNERIVNELRKSGADINKINEIVMNSVEETAKTLGMFGNVENMVVEITKIAKQTNLLALNASIEAARAGEFGKGFAVVASEVQKLAGASNHVAKEITIQVKELSKSVSAALESIKLVGEIFTTVQNSFQELLSFMQQNATLLSHVANILENTKGELSSENENFSKAVNVMESATNKFDTLSRVISSIVKAQVRLKDLKL; this is translated from the coding sequence ATGCCGAAAATAGATAAAGAGACTCTTGAACAAATATCTTCTGCTTTTTTCGCCGAAAACCTTATGACCTCGTTTATGTCACAACTTGACGAAGCGTTGATTTCGCGAGTCGAAACGGTTAAAGCAAGCATCGAAGAACTACAAAATGTTTTTATTGAAATGCAAAATAGGTTGCAAAACATGGTTTTGCAATTCGATAAAGAAGCAAGAGAAATTACACAAAGCATTGCTCAATCCCAAAAAGTGAACGAAAGGATAGTAAACGAACTTAGAAAATCAGGAGCCGATATAAATAAAATTAACGAAATTGTTATGAACTCCGTAGAAGAAACAGCAAAAACCTTGGGAATGTTTGGTAATGTAGAAAATATGGTTGTGGAAATAACAAAAATTGCTAAGCAAACAAATTTGCTGGCTCTTAATGCTTCAATAGAAGCAGCAAGAGCTGGAGAATTTGGAAAAGGATTCGCAGTGGTGGCATCGGAGGTTCAGAAACTTGCCGGAGCGTCAAATCATGTTGCAAAGGAAATTACCATTCAAGTCAAAGAATTATCTAAATCTGTTTCCGCAGCACTTGAAAGTATAAAATTAGTTGGTGAAATATTTACAACAGTTCAAAATTCTTTCCAAGAATTGCTTAGCTTTATGCAGCAAAATGCAACATTACTGTCTCATGTTGCAAATATTTTGGAAAACACTAAGGGAGAACTCTCAAGCGAAAATGAAAATTTCTCAAAAGCAGTAAATGTTATGGAAAGTGCAACAAATAAGTTTGACACACTCTCCAGAGTTATCTCTTCAATTGTAAAGGCTCAAGTTAGACTTAAAGATCTTAAGCTTTGA
- a CDS encoding chromate transporter, translated as MIYFKLFLTFLQIGGVSFGGGYSILKVISYYVVETNKWLSLDEFNEIVAISQSTPGPIGINAATFVGYKLGGIFGSLIATTSAILIPIILSLSVFFLYSRHKENNSIKLIISKLKPVIVAMICSAALNFTKDAFSNLFSVVFTVISTALLLYLKLDTIFLFLLSGIFGLIIFK; from the coding sequence GTGATTTATTTTAAGCTATTTCTGACGTTTCTTCAAATTGGTGGTGTAAGCTTCGGTGGTGGATACAGTATTTTGAAGGTGATAAGTTATTATGTGGTAGAAACAAACAAATGGTTAAGTTTAGACGAATTTAACGAAATAGTCGCAATCTCTCAATCAACTCCTGGTCCAATAGGAATAAACGCCGCTACTTTTGTAGGATACAAATTAGGTGGAATATTTGGATCGCTGATTGCCACAACATCGGCTATATTGATTCCAATAATTCTATCTTTAAGTGTATTTTTTCTTTACTCAAGGCACAAAGAGAACAATAGTATTAAACTTATAATTTCCAAACTTAAACCCGTTATTGTTGCAATGATATGTTCCGCTGCACTTAATTTCACAAAAGATGCTTTCAGTAATCTGTTTTCAGTCGTATTCACCGTTATATCAACAGCTCTCTTATTGTATTTAAAATTAGACACCATCTTTCTTTTTTTACTTTCAGGGATATTCGGGCTCATTATTTTTAAATAA
- a CDS encoding ABC transporter substrate-binding protein, with the protein MKKWLVVLFGIFMLVGMLVAFDPTTYVSATIGEPDTLDPHLAYDTASGEVLYNVYENLIAYKGRSVSEFEPRLATEVPTVKNGLIKDGGKTYIFPIRKGVKFHNGNPLTPEDVEYSFERGLLYDPSGGPMWMLWYALFGTHSRDEKLEEFVGKPVSEIFDKSGEPKPEYRQKVIDFYKQVVDPAIEVQGDNVIIKLVKPYAPFMNIIAQSAHWAAVLDKETCIKLGLWDGKAETWWKYKDLEKEKSPLYAYAMGTGPYKFVEWDRKQQKVTLVANESYWREPAKIKKVIIWGIDEWSTRKAMIEKGDADSIAVVLEYLDQLRGNKDIQIIENIPTLSVTVLAFNWSVNPSSKYIGSGKLDGNGIPTDFFNDIYARKAVAAAVNYDALIRDVLKGFGKRIPTALPEGMLGFDPSLPLYRFNIKEVQDNLKKAWNGQAWAKGFKFSVAYNQGNVARQRVAEMVKMYLEMAAPGKAKIEVQPLQWPTFLDSTKRGELPVFILGWLADYPDPDNFIFTYYHSKGDYSGRQGENFRKFVSAPRKELGGKSLDDLIEQAAAETDPSTRARLYLQIQKFVIDNCISVPVYQPVGVRVQRTWVKGWYDNPMRPGNDFYILYKQQ; encoded by the coding sequence GTGAAGAAGTGGCTGGTAGTACTTTTTGGTATTTTTATGTTAGTTGGTATGCTCGTAGCATTTGATCCAACAACATACGTTAGTGCAACTATAGGAGAGCCCGACACACTTGACCCACACCTTGCGTATGATACGGCAAGTGGAGAAGTGCTTTATAACGTTTACGAAAACCTTATAGCCTACAAAGGTAGAAGCGTTAGCGAGTTTGAACCAAGGCTCGCGACAGAAGTTCCGACAGTTAAAAACGGTTTGATTAAAGACGGTGGTAAGACATACATATTCCCTATTAGAAAAGGTGTAAAATTCCACAATGGGAACCCACTTACACCTGAGGATGTAGAGTATTCGTTTGAAAGAGGATTGTTGTACGATCCATCTGGTGGACCGATGTGGATGTTGTGGTATGCGTTGTTTGGCACACATTCCAGGGATGAAAAGCTTGAAGAATTTGTTGGGAAACCTGTCAGCGAAATATTCGATAAAAGTGGCGAACCAAAACCAGAATACAGACAAAAAGTTATTGATTTTTACAAACAAGTTGTTGATCCTGCAATAGAGGTTCAAGGGGATAACGTTATTATCAAACTTGTTAAACCATACGCACCATTCATGAACATCATTGCTCAAAGTGCTCATTGGGCAGCAGTGCTTGACAAAGAAACTTGTATAAAACTTGGTCTTTGGGATGGAAAAGCAGAGACATGGTGGAAATACAAAGATCTTGAAAAAGAAAAATCTCCATTGTATGCTTACGCAATGGGAACAGGTCCATACAAATTCGTAGAATGGGACAGAAAACAACAGAAAGTTACACTTGTGGCAAACGAAAGTTATTGGAGAGAACCAGCAAAGATTAAAAAAGTCATCATCTGGGGTATTGATGAGTGGTCAACAAGAAAGGCAATGATTGAAAAAGGAGATGCAGACTCAATCGCTGTTGTTCTTGAATATCTTGACCAACTCAGAGGTAACAAAGATATTCAAATAATAGAAAACATACCAACACTTTCTGTTACGGTACTTGCGTTCAACTGGTCAGTTAACCCGTCAAGCAAATATATTGGTTCTGGTAAACTTGATGGAAACGGTATACCTACAGACTTTTTCAACGATATCTACGCAAGAAAAGCAGTGGCAGCAGCAGTGAATTATGATGCTTTGATTAGAGACGTTCTCAAAGGCTTTGGTAAGAGAATACCAACGGCATTACCGGAAGGTATGCTTGGATTTGATCCGTCACTTCCGCTCTACAGATTTAACATTAAAGAGGTTCAAGACAACTTGAAAAAAGCATGGAATGGGCAAGCTTGGGCAAAAGGGTTTAAATTCAGCGTAGCATATAACCAAGGTAACGTAGCAAGGCAAAGAGTTGCAGAAATGGTTAAGATGTACCTTGAAATGGCAGCACCTGGCAAGGCAAAGATAGAAGTACAACCACTCCAATGGCCAACATTCCTTGATTCAACAAAACGTGGTGAATTACCAGTATTCATACTTGGATGGCTTGCGGACTATCCAGACCCAGATAACTTCATATTCACCTATTATCACAGCAAAGGCGATTACAGTGGAAGACAAGGTGAAAACTTCAGAAAATTCGTCAGTGCTCCAAGAAAAGAACTCGGTGGAAAGAGTCTTGATGACCTCATAGAACAAGCTGCTGCCGAGACGGATCCATCCACGCGTGCAAGACTGTACCTGCAAATCCAAAAATTTGTTATAGACAATTGTATCAGTGTTCCAGTGTATCAACCAGTTGGCGTCCGTGTACAAAGAACATGGGTCAAGGGTTGGTACGACAACCCAATGAGACCAGGTAATGACTTCTATATTCTCTACAAACAACAATAA
- a CDS encoding endonuclease V: protein MSKVEHNKSNFYSKEHINRLEEVQKKLAEKVILTPLDESTINLIAGVDVSYINGFSIGVVVLLNNRLEVLKVISCIQKTSFPYIPGFLAFREVPVILRAFKELRKDNFIPDVVLFDGHGIAHPRKLGIASHAGVLLDIPTIGVAKSKLYGFCDIPTQPGEATYVTDKSGNIIGYCYLSKPKVKPIFISPGHLCDIESSLRFVKSVTKHYRLPEPTRIAHLYSQRIKKELRSKINI from the coding sequence ATGAGTAAAGTAGAACACAACAAATCTAATTTCTATTCTAAGGAACACATAAATAGATTAGAAGAAGTACAGAAAAAATTGGCTGAAAAAGTTATCTTAACTCCCCTTGACGAATCGACAATAAATCTTATCGCAGGGGTTGATGTTAGTTACATTAATGGATTTTCAATAGGTGTGGTGGTTTTGTTAAATAATCGATTGGAGGTTTTAAAGGTTATTTCTTGCATTCAAAAAACATCTTTTCCTTACATTCCTGGTTTCCTTGCATTTCGCGAAGTACCGGTTATCTTAAGGGCATTCAAAGAACTTAGAAAGGATAACTTCATACCTGATGTAGTATTATTTGATGGTCATGGTATTGCACACCCAAGAAAACTAGGCATAGCAAGTCATGCTGGTGTTTTGCTCGACATCCCAACTATCGGAGTTGCTAAAAGTAAACTGTATGGATTTTGTGACATCCCAACACAACCAGGTGAAGCAACGTACGTTACAGACAAGAGTGGCAATATTATTGGTTATTGTTATCTATCAAAACCTAAGGTAAAACCTATTTTTATCTCTCCTGGTCATCTTTGCGATATCGAGAGCTCTCTAAGATTTGTAAAATCAGTCACAAAGCATTACAGACTCCCAGAACCTACCAGAATAGCCCATCTGTATTCTCAGAGAATAAAAAAAGAACTAAGATCAAAGATTAACATTTGA
- a CDS encoding ArsB/NhaD family transporter, with protein MKLIVLITFGLVLYFVITGKINKTIAAMVGALTLLTIRVFPDPYEGLQKSIDINTILFLIGMMIFVRVMETSGIFQYIAIKTVKVAGTSLKKLFFAMTFIVAIVSSFIDNVTTILIFVPVTFAITDILEIDPLPFVLGEIFASNIGGTMTPIGDPPNILITSAARIPFIEFSKYMVPVNFLILFLVNLSLVYMSRENFKKVFSKEFLAEFDEKRAVTNRRRFILSGLFMVLVISLFIFQKQLKLESSIIGLIAGFFGLLLFEPQEITPFLEKVEWEVIFFFLGLFVVTGAMEHVGLMRDIADLLVDISKGSNVILSSVIVWVSGILSGFIDNIPFAATMIPVIKGLPAINPSAFSNITPFWYALALGACLGGNLTPVGASANVVGLSLLKKYKGEEVKFIQFVKFGFVATIISLVVSNIYTLILLKIL; from the coding sequence TTGAAACTAATTGTCCTTATAACATTTGGGCTTGTGCTTTATTTCGTTATAACAGGAAAGATCAACAAAACCATCGCTGCCATGGTAGGCGCACTAACCTTACTAACAATACGTGTATTCCCTGACCCTTACGAAGGTTTGCAAAAATCTATAGATATAAATACTATTCTTTTCTTGATAGGTATGATGATCTTTGTAAGAGTCATGGAAACATCTGGCATATTTCAATACATAGCAATTAAAACTGTCAAAGTTGCAGGAACAAGCTTAAAGAAATTATTTTTTGCAATGACCTTTATTGTTGCGATCGTTTCATCTTTTATAGATAACGTTACTACGATATTGATATTCGTTCCTGTAACATTTGCAATAACAGATATCCTTGAAATCGATCCACTGCCATTTGTACTTGGAGAGATATTTGCCTCAAACATTGGTGGAACTATGACACCTATTGGTGACCCACCAAACATACTTATAACATCTGCAGCCAGAATACCATTTATCGAATTTTCAAAGTATATGGTACCGGTTAACTTTCTAATCCTTTTCTTGGTAAACTTATCCTTAGTTTACATGTCGAGAGAAAACTTCAAAAAGGTTTTCTCAAAGGAATTTTTGGCTGAGTTTGATGAGAAAAGGGCTGTCACAAATAGGCGGAGATTTATTCTTTCAGGACTATTCATGGTGCTTGTCATATCATTATTCATCTTTCAAAAGCAACTTAAACTTGAGAGTTCTATCATAGGACTGATTGCAGGATTCTTTGGATTGTTGTTATTTGAACCTCAAGAAATTACACCATTTTTGGAGAAGGTTGAGTGGGAGGTCATATTCTTTTTCTTAGGATTGTTTGTTGTTACAGGCGCTATGGAACATGTTGGTCTCATGAGAGATATTGCTGATTTGCTCGTTGACATTTCTAAGGGTTCAAATGTTATTCTCTCGTCTGTAATCGTGTGGGTATCGGGCATATTGTCAGGCTTCATCGATAATATACCATTTGCGGCAACCATGATACCAGTTATAAAAGGATTACCGGCAATAAATCCTTCAGCATTTTCCAATATAACACCTTTTTGGTATGCCCTTGCGTTGGGGGCTTGTCTTGGTGGGAACTTAACACCCGTTGGAGCTTCAGCAAACGTTGTTGGATTATCTTTGCTGAAAAAATATAAAGGTGAGGAGGTTAAATTTATTCAGTTTGTTAAATTTGGATTTGTGGCAACTATCATCAGTCTTGTAGTATCAAATATTTACACACTGATTCTTTTAAAAATTCTGTAA
- a CDS encoding SLC13 family permease, translated as MFFVLFLYILAYVLILYKPKVSSVSTLLLGSISMFLLNQFDFEKAGRVIDFNTLSILFGMMLIVSVLKERGVFTGISEYIIKASKGNFITMLILINIAIFFLSAFLDNVTTILIFIPILFYISDTLNLDPKMLSTNAILFSNIGGMTTAIGDPPNIVIYSVSKLPFTSFFVNLLPVGTVLLITQLFWLKKELKLVSIKIPNDNNYSITNSSWIWYLCFFMTTILTMAFHDKLNMELGTVTLLYALILLFIENSDFHSKVQEIDWDTIFLIVGLYMLNWSLESLSIFDKSISFFKNFQHSVLLPLIILWFSILLSGFLGALPVTLIFVNIVRKLAFHNPSSVLYWALALGVGIGGNLTPVASMCNIVGNNLLRKLKNEELSFLKFTQIMLKPVLYGGIISTVFILIKWYLRI; from the coding sequence ATGTTTTTCGTTTTGTTTCTATACATATTAGCGTATGTGTTAATACTGTATAAACCAAAAGTCTCTTCGGTTTCAACCTTATTACTTGGATCAATTTCAATGTTTTTGTTGAATCAGTTCGATTTTGAAAAGGCTGGACGTGTTATAGATTTTAATACATTATCGATACTTTTTGGTATGATGTTGATTGTTTCTGTCCTGAAAGAGAGAGGAGTTTTCACAGGTATATCGGAGTATATCATAAAAGCAAGCAAGGGAAATTTCATTACTATGCTTATTCTAATAAACATTGCCATATTTTTTCTCTCGGCATTTCTGGATAACGTGACGACAATATTGATCTTCATACCCATCCTTTTCTACATCTCCGACACACTTAATCTGGATCCAAAGATGTTATCAACAAACGCTATTCTCTTTTCAAATATAGGTGGAATGACCACTGCTATTGGTGATCCACCCAATATAGTTATATATTCTGTCTCAAAACTTCCGTTTACGTCTTTCTTCGTTAACCTTTTACCAGTTGGAACAGTCTTACTTATCACTCAGCTATTCTGGTTAAAAAAAGAGCTGAAATTGGTATCTATCAAAATACCAAATGACAACAATTATTCAATAACGAACTCTTCTTGGATTTGGTACTTATGTTTTTTCATGACCACTATTCTGACAATGGCTTTTCACGATAAATTGAATATGGAGCTTGGTACAGTTACGCTGTTGTATGCACTGATACTGCTTTTTATTGAGAACTCAGACTTTCATTCAAAAGTGCAGGAAATTGATTGGGACACCATTTTTCTCATAGTTGGTCTGTACATGTTAAATTGGAGCTTAGAATCCCTAAGTATCTTCGATAAATCAATATCATTTTTCAAAAATTTTCAACATTCAGTTCTGTTACCATTAATAATTCTATGGTTCTCGATCTTACTCAGTGGCTTTTTGGGTGCTTTACCTGTTACTCTCATTTTTGTAAACATTGTAAGAAAGTTGGCTTTTCACAATCCAAGTTCAGTACTTTACTGGGCTTTAGCACTTGGCGTAGGCATAGGTGGAAATCTCACACCTGTTGCTTCTATGTGTAATATAGTTGGTAACAATTTACTTAGAAAGTTAAAAAACGAGGAATTAAGTTTCTTAAAGTTCACACAAATTATGTTGAAACCGGTTCTTTACGGTGGTATAATCTCAACTGTGTTCATATTAATTAAATGGTATTTGCGAATTTAG
- a CDS encoding chromate transporter, translated as MVKLKKEGTTLSLWKIFSITAKVGGVTIGGGYAMVPVIREEFVTKNKLLSDEEFTSLLVIAQSLPGPIAVNTSALVGYKLRKIQGTISAVVGAIFFPTLIILAIAALVSKFYNILSPFLRGMKIPLFSVLLVSVLKMWKSNVREIEDIIIFIISFTFVSFFKLNPVFIILLTIFYSLIRGSFKNRDNVKEGDR; from the coding sequence ATGGTCAAATTAAAAAAAGAAGGTACCACTCTCTCGTTGTGGAAAATATTCTCTATAACTGCTAAAGTAGGAGGTGTGACAATAGGTGGAGGATACGCAATGGTACCAGTAATAAGAGAAGAATTTGTAACTAAAAATAAACTTCTTTCAGATGAAGAATTCACATCTCTTTTGGTAATAGCTCAATCTTTGCCAGGACCAATTGCTGTTAATACTTCGGCACTTGTCGGTTACAAACTTCGAAAAATTCAAGGCACGATCTCCGCAGTAGTAGGGGCTATATTCTTTCCTACATTAATCATTCTTGCCATAGCCGCCTTGGTTTCAAAGTTTTATAACATTCTTTCCCCTTTTTTAAGAGGTATGAAAATCCCTCTGTTTTCTGTACTGTTAGTATCTGTTCTTAAAATGTGGAAAAGTAACGTAAGAGAAATTGAAGATATAATTATTTTTATTATATCTTTTACTTTTGTGAGCTTTTTCAAATTGAATCCTGTATTTATTATATTACTTACCATATTTTATTCACTAATAAGAGGTTCTTTTAAAAATAGAGATAATGTAAAAGAAGGTGATCGGTAG
- a CDS encoding TIGR01212 family radical SAM protein (This family includes YhcC from E. coli K-12, an uncharacterized radical SAM protein.) — MSVELKKKYKERVQRLPINAGFTCPNRINGKPGCLFCDETGSGFTTFFGKDIREQIKLMREKYKKKGVNKFIAYFQNYTNTFAPLETLRELYTQAIEEDIVQLDIATRPDCVNVMVLELLKEISQDYKIPISLDVGLQTANYHTLVKVNRGHTLAEYIYAVSLIKKYDFEIVSHVILNLPGDNTLDVIETAKILSALNVDGVKIHSLYIVEGTVFAEMFKSGKLDICTLETYVERVVTFLEYLSPKIVIHRLVADPPLKGTIFGNWGKSKNEIVSIIEKKMKDKDTYQGKKAMF; from the coding sequence CTGAGTGTTGAATTAAAGAAAAAGTATAAGGAGCGTGTCCAAAGATTACCAATAAACGCTGGTTTTACGTGTCCAAATAGAATAAACGGAAAGCCTGGATGCTTATTTTGTGATGAAACTGGTAGTGGTTTCACAACGTTTTTTGGAAAAGATATCAGAGAGCAAATTAAGTTGATGCGGGAAAAATACAAAAAGAAAGGTGTAAATAAATTCATAGCCTATTTTCAAAACTATACCAACACATTTGCACCTTTGGAGACACTTAGAGAGTTATACACACAGGCAATAGAAGAAGATATCGTACAGCTTGATATAGCTACAAGACCAGACTGCGTGAACGTAATGGTCTTGGAATTACTAAAGGAAATAAGTCAGGATTACAAGATACCAATATCTCTTGACGTAGGACTACAAACTGCAAACTACCATACACTTGTGAAAGTTAACAGAGGACACACTTTGGCTGAGTATATATATGCAGTAAGTTTAATAAAAAAATACGATTTTGAAATAGTTTCTCATGTAATTTTGAATTTGCCAGGTGATAATACACTTGACGTAATTGAAACTGCAAAGATCTTATCAGCACTCAACGTGGATGGAGTAAAGATCCATTCATTGTACATAGTGGAAGGCACGGTGTTCGCTGAGATGTTTAAATCTGGTAAGTTGGACATTTGTACACTTGAAACGTATGTTGAGCGAGTGGTAACGTTTCTTGAGTATTTATCTCCGAAGATAGTAATCCATAGACTTGTGGCAGATCCACCTTTAAAAGGAACGATTTTTGGAAACTGGGGTAAGAGTAAGAATGAGATTGTATCGATAATAGAAAAGAAGATGAAAGATAAAGACACATACCAAGGTAAGAAGGCAATGTTTTAA